The proteins below come from a single Natranaerofaba carboxydovora genomic window:
- the ispG gene encoding flavodoxin-dependent (E)-4-hydroxy-3-methylbut-2-enyl-diphosphate synthase, with the protein MRKHNTFQIDVGGVKIGGNNPVSIQSMTNTSTSDPKKTLEQIDKLYEVGCEIVRVALPVKEDVKSFGQIVEKSPIPVIADIHFDYTLAIEAISVGAAKIRINPGNIGTIDKLEKVINKAISLDTPIRVGINSGSLEKELLKKYGGPTHEALVESAVKNVNLIKEIGHDKVVVSLKASDVLTTINAYREFAKQLNNPLHLGVTEAGTFLKGSIKNAIGIGSLLADGIGDTLRVSLTGSPVDEIKVGIYILQSLGLKSGINVISCPTCSRTAIDVEELAKMVEQKLLGIKKDLTIAVMGCSVNGPGEAREADIGVAGGKNKALIFKNGEVIKTVQKGDLINELIKELKQ; encoded by the coding sequence ATGAGAAAACATAATACATTTCAAATAGATGTTGGCGGTGTAAAAATAGGTGGCAACAACCCTGTATCTATCCAGTCTATGACAAATACCTCTACAAGTGATCCAAAAAAAACCCTTGAGCAAATTGACAAGCTTTATGAAGTAGGTTGTGAGATTGTTAGGGTGGCACTTCCTGTCAAAGAAGACGTTAAATCTTTTGGGCAAATAGTAGAAAAATCACCAATTCCCGTGATTGCTGATATACACTTTGATTATACCTTAGCTATAGAGGCTATCTCTGTTGGTGCCGCCAAAATTCGAATTAATCCTGGTAATATAGGTACAATAGACAAACTAGAAAAGGTTATAAATAAAGCAATATCTTTAGATACCCCAATAAGAGTTGGAATTAACTCTGGTTCTCTAGAAAAAGAGCTTTTAAAAAAGTATGGTGGACCTACCCATGAAGCTTTGGTAGAAAGTGCAGTGAAAAATGTAAATTTGATAAAAGAGATTGGACATGATAAAGTAGTCGTTTCTTTAAAAGCATCAGATGTTTTGACAACTATAAATGCTTATAGGGAGTTTGCAAAACAACTTAATAATCCACTTCATCTTGGAGTGACAGAAGCTGGAACTTTTCTAAAAGGAAGTATAAAAAACGCTATCGGAATTGGCTCTTTGTTAGCAGATGGTATAGGTGATACGTTAAGAGTATCATTAACTGGCTCTCCTGTTGATGAAATAAAAGTGGGGATCTATATCTTACAGTCTCTTGGACTTAAATCAGGTATAAATGTTATATCATGCCCGACCTGTTCTAGGACTGCTATAGATGTAGAAGAATTGGCAAAAATGGTGGAACAAAAATTGTTAGGGATAAAAAAGGATTTAACAATTGCAGTTATGGGATGTAGTGTGAATGGACCCGGGGAAGCAAGAGAGGCAGATATAGGTGTGGCTGGTGGTAAAAATAAAGCTTTGATTTTTAAAAACGGCGAAGTTATAAAAACAGTTCAAAAAGGTGATCTAATAAATGAACTTATTAAAGAATTGAAACAATAA